The Sphaerospermopsis torques-reginae ITEP-024 genome has a window encoding:
- a CDS encoding Uma2 family endonuclease → MPIMTIKDVEKLQSAINDAGLDYDLELENGSISIVGPSDIVSSEISSRLIAFLFSWINPRRLGRVFDSAGGFILPDSNLTAPDVSFVRAARLRQSPRYFGELVPDLVVEIKSQSDRIKTLEKKVINFINLGAVVGILIDPDEETVTVYRSEGEPVVFNNNDVLTIPELLPGWELPISELWPPVFTEEEIES, encoded by the coding sequence ATGCCCATCATGACAATTAAAGATGTGGAAAAACTGCAAAGTGCTATCAATGATGCAGGTTTAGATTATGATCTAGAATTAGAAAATGGGAGCATTTCTATTGTGGGTCCATCAGATATAGTTTCTAGTGAAATTTCTAGTCGTTTAATAGCTTTTCTCTTTTCTTGGATTAATCCCCGTCGTTTAGGAAGAGTTTTTGATTCTGCGGGTGGTTTTATTTTACCAGATAGCAATTTAACAGCACCAGATGTTTCTTTTGTGCGTGCTGCAAGGTTGCGTCAAAGTCCCCGTTATTTTGGTGAACTTGTGCCTGATTTAGTAGTAGAAATTAAATCTCAAAGTGATAGAATTAAAACCTTAGAAAAAAAAGTTATCAATTTTATTAATTTGGGTGCAGTGGTGGGAATTTTAATTGATCCTGATGAAGAAACTGTTACAGTTTATCGTTCTGAAGGTGAACCGGTCGTTTTTAACAACAATGATGTTTTAACTATTCCTGAACTTTTACCAGGTTGGGAATTACCTATTTCTGAATTATGGCCTCCTGTTTTTACTGAGGAAGAAATAGAAAGTTAG
- a CDS encoding AAA family ATPase, translated as MLQSLKLHNFKSHKSTEFNFDNSRLHGLVGKNSAGKTSVLQALHNLSRLTTSPFRNIFQYDKLPQFITTIGEKDMSVTASGFWGYKNRQNWQAAYNWNQQNNDSWIPTGSCIINETKQNLAGWTSSFSNSPDEIRKSLKHTVYLKLSASNLAKPAYSDEITPRVEFDGSGLAPTLDFLRDEAPDKFQIIEEMLKKVVPNVHKIGIRRAKVPVIRKRLIEVDGRSISYDETQEMTGQEVVLDMNTGERIPAHAISEGTMLTLGLLTVLMNPTQPNLVLLDDIEQGLHPQAQRQLMNVFKEIIAENPNLQIIFSTHSPYIIDQLTPSQVHILNNSKSGFTVAKRLDEHPDIEWAKETLTTGEFWDAEGEDWVLEGEVSG; from the coding sequence ATGTTACAAAGCCTAAAGCTTCATAATTTCAAAAGCCATAAATCAACAGAGTTTAATTTCGATAACTCCCGATTACATGGACTTGTAGGAAAAAATAGTGCTGGTAAAACCAGCGTCCTTCAAGCATTACATAATCTCAGCAGACTAACTACCTCACCCTTTAGAAATATTTTTCAGTATGATAAGTTGCCCCAATTTATTACAACAATTGGTGAAAAAGATATGTCTGTTACTGCAAGTGGTTTTTGGGGTTATAAAAATCGCCAAAATTGGCAAGCTGCCTATAATTGGAATCAACAGAATAATGATTCTTGGATTCCTACAGGATCATGTATAATAAATGAAACAAAACAAAATTTAGCAGGATGGACAAGTTCTTTCAGTAATTCTCCAGATGAAATTCGTAAATCTTTAAAACATACTGTTTACCTCAAATTATCTGCAAGTAATCTCGCTAAACCAGCGTACAGTGATGAAATCACCCCCAGAGTTGAATTTGACGGATCAGGATTAGCACCTACCTTAGATTTTCTCCGTGATGAAGCACCAGATAAATTTCAAATCATAGAAGAAATGTTAAAAAAAGTTGTACCAAATGTACACAAAATTGGCATCAGGCGGGCAAAAGTTCCCGTCATTCGTAAACGGTTAATAGAAGTTGATGGTCGCTCTATTTCCTATGATGAAACTCAAGAAATGACCGGACAAGAAGTAGTTTTAGATATGAATACAGGTGAACGTATTCCCGCCCATGCAATTAGTGAAGGAACAATGTTAACTTTAGGATTATTAACTGTGTTAATGAATCCTACTCAACCTAATTTAGTGTTATTAGATGATATAGAACAGGGACTTCATCCCCAAGCACAACGTCAGTTAATGAATGTTTTTAAAGAAATCATTGCTGAAAATCCTAACCTGCAAATTATTTTCTCTACCCATTCTCCTTATATAATTGATCAACTTACTCCTTCTCAAGTCCATATCTTAAATAACAGTAAATCAGGTTTTACAGTTGCCAAACGTTTAGACGAACATCCTGATATAGAATGGGCAAAGGAAACCTTAACAACAGGTGAGTTTTGGGATGCTGAAGGGGAAGATTGGGTGTTAGAAGGAGAAGTCAGTGGTTGA
- a CDS encoding Uma2 family endonuclease, protein MVAIPQKPPKMTFEEYLRWELNQDIRYEYINGEVFAMTGGTIPHNDIALNLYRPLYSHLHPQGCRVNVSDVKVQVNPNSVYFYPDLVVSCHHEDINARKFIQHPKLIVEVLSPSTTNKDKGEKFRYYLTIPSLQEYILIDSEKIYVERYCRGEGRMWLYYPYITGDIITLSSIEFEFPIELLYEGVELETETEN, encoded by the coding sequence ATGGTCGCCATTCCCCAAAAACCGCCAAAAATGACCTTTGAGGAATATCTCAGATGGGAACTTAACCAAGATATTCGCTATGAATACATCAACGGCGAAGTTTTCGCCATGACTGGTGGTACAATTCCCCATAATGATATTGCTCTCAATCTTTACAGACCTTTATATTCTCATCTCCATCCTCAAGGTTGTCGAGTCAACGTATCAGATGTCAAAGTACAAGTTAATCCCAACAGCGTCTACTTCTATCCTGATCTTGTTGTTAGTTGTCACCATGAAGATATCAACGCTCGCAAATTTATTCAACATCCGAAATTAATTGTAGAGGTGCTTTCTCCCAGTACAACCAATAAAGATAAAGGAGAAAAATTCAGATATTATTTAACAATTCCCTCCTTACAAGAATATATCTTAATTGATTCTGAAAAAATATATGTTGAGCGTTATTGTCGTGGAGAAGGGAGAATGTGGCTTTACTATCCCTACATTACTGGAGATATAATTACATTATCAAGCATTGAATTTGAATTTCCCATTGAATTATTATATGAAGGTGTAGAATTAGAGACAGAAACAGAAAATTAA